In a single window of the Papaver somniferum cultivar HN1 chromosome 8, ASM357369v1, whole genome shotgun sequence genome:
- the LOC113301798 gene encoding uncharacterized protein At1g51745-like isoform X2, which yields MGILDGFEGTGIEVDCSVGTIVWVRRRNGSWWPGKILGADELADSHLMSPRSGTPVKLLGREDASVDWYNLEKSKRVKAFRCGEFDDCIEKAESSQGAPIKKREKYARREDAILHALELDKQQLERKQQNLGNANNARTKVHIGVKKEMGIPLGKLGNINCKLLNLKSQNGLGSSEENTENSLHAQKHKNGKRLSLQNGKCETTPRVGGLQDFEQRATSSSGFRSAEGANYGSSKNSFSLKRKRTPVAVIDESPVKKHDMHHPPIQVLQSSAKLLASNSSQSNGGAASEEKERTGGGTRAKRSQFVYLSAVPSDKHREFPSDQMEISPSQFETESSDDSSTEDDSSSGLIEGVESDFSERDYLYGDMDEQTGVFSGSVLIDTGPRHFGRLVNNYRVRRGSMNSEDLEWSASTTHMSHLRPRAQIGAGTYAGGVSKWQLKGKRNSRNLSKRPVKMDGSIYNGLNRGSHFEGRGRNSSCERSLGQGFYQGFSYDYDGGDLFDKNSIHNQDLGYGKRYQPMFKEKTEDIDSDDDFVWGMDGLSQAPVKRYWDESEECYDPIYVGHHQFGSRRKSKLVDVDLMVQATSYQGEHVPLVSLMSRLNEIMISMRKPQKRMAVQHLHLFGGLHGEP from the exons ATGGGGATATTAGATGGGTTTGAAGGAACTGGTATAGAAGTTGATTGTAGTGTTGGTACTATAGTTTGGGTTAGAAGAAGAAATGGTTCATGGTGGCCTGGAAAGATACTTGGTGCTGATGAACTTGCTGATTCTCATCTAATGTCACCAAGATCAGGAACTCCTGTCAAACTTCTTGGTAGAGAAGATGCAAGTGT GGATTGGTACAATTTAGAGAAATCCAAGCGTGTAAAGGCATTTCGGTGTGGGGAGTTTGATGATTGTATTGAAAAAGCTGAGTCTTCACAGGGTGCTCCcataaagaaaagagagaaatatGCACGTCGAGAGGATGCTATTCTTCATGCTCTTGAGCTTGACAAGCAGCagttggagaggaagcagcagaaCTTAGGTAATGCAAATAATGCAAGGACTAAAGTGCACATTGGTGTGAAGAAAGAGATGGGTATTCCTCTGGGGAAATTAGGTAATATTAACTGCAAACTATTAAATCTTAAGTCACAAAATGGACTGGGCTCGTCTGAGGAGAACACAGAAAATTCTTTGCatgcccaaaaacataaaaatgggaAAAGATTGAGCTTGCAAAATGGTAAGTGTGAAACGACACCTCGGGTGGGAGGTTTGCAGGACTTTGAGCAAAGGGCTACCTCATCAAGTGGGTTTCGAAGTGCAGAAGGTGCCAACTATGGTAGCAGTAAAAACTCGTTCagcttaaaaagaaaaagaacaccaGTTGCTGTAATTGACGAATCCCCTGTGAAAAAACACGACATGCATCATCCTCCTATTCAAGTACTGCAAAGCAGTGCAAAGCTGCTTGCATCTAACTCTTCGCAGTCTAATGGTGGTGCTGCTTCTGAAGAAAAGGAGCGGACAGGAGGGGGTACCCGAGCTAAAAGAAGCCAATTTGTCTATCTTTCAGCTGTGCCAAGTGATAAACATAGGGAATTTCCTTCAGATCAGATGGAGATATCTCCATCTCAGTTTGAAACAGAAAGCAGTGATGATTCGTCCACAGAGGACGATAGTTCTTCTGGCTTAATAGAAGGGGTGGAATCTGATTTTTCTGAGAGAGATTATCTATATGGAGACATGGATGAACAGACAGGTGTTTTTTCAG GTTCTGTCCTGATAGACACGGGACCAAGACATTTCGGAAGACTTGTAAATAATTACCGAGTCCGGAGGGGAAGCATGAACAGTGAGGATCTAGAGTGGTCTGCATCTACGACTCACATGTCTCATCTTCGTCCTCGTGCCCAAATCGGTGCTGGTACTTATGCTGGTGGGGTATCTAAGTGGCAACTGaaaggtaaaagaaatagtcGCAATTTATCGAAGAGACCCGTGAAAATGGATGGGAGTATTTATAATGGATTAAATAGAGGCAGTCATTTTGAAGGTAGGGGAAGGAATAGTTCATGTGAAAGGTCATTGGGGCAGGGCTTCTACCAAGGTTTTAGTTATGATTATGACGGAGGTGATTTGTTCGACAAGAATTCAATTCACAATCAAGATTTGGGATATGGCAAAAGATACCAACCAATGtttaaagaaaaaacagaagACATCGATTCGGATGATGATTTCGTTTGGGGTATGGATGGTCTATCTCAGGCACCGGTAAAAAGATACTGGGATGAGTCAGAAGAGTGTTATGATCCGATATACGTTGGCCACCACCAATTTGGTAGTCGGAGGAAATCCAAGTTGGTAGATGTGGATTTGATGGTTCAAGCGACAAGTTATCAAGGAGAGCATGTCCCACTGGTTTCTCTAATGAGCAGATTGAACG AAATAATGATTTCTATGAGGAAGCCACAGAAAAGGATGGCAGTGCAGCACTTACACCTGTTTGGAGGACTGCACGGAGAACCGTGA
- the LOC113301798 gene encoding uncharacterized protein At1g51745-like isoform X1, which produces MGILDGFEGTGIEVDCSVGTIVWVRRRNGSWWPGKILGADELADSHLMSPRSGTPVKLLGREDASVDWYNLEKSKRVKAFRCGEFDDCIEKAESSQGAPIKKREKYARREDAILHALELDKQQLERKQQNLGNANNARTKVHIGVKKEMGIPLGKLGNINCKLLNLKSQNGLGSSEENTENSLHAQKHKNGKRLSLQNGKCETTPRVGGLQDFEQRATSSSGFRSAEGANYGSSKNSFSLKRKRTPVAVIDESPVKKHDMHHPPIQVLQSSAKLLASNSSQSNGGAASEEKERTGGGTRAKRSQFVYLSAVPSDKHREFPSDQMEISPSQFETESSDDSSTEDDSSSGLIEGVESDFSERDYLYGDMDEQTGVFSGSVLIDTGPRHFGRLVNNYRVRRGSMNSEDLEWSASTTHMSHLRPRAQIGAGTYAGGVSKWQLKGKRNSRNLSKRPVKMDGSIYNGLNRGSHFEGRGRNSSCERSLGQGFYQGFSYDYDGGDLFDKNSIHNQDLGYGKRYQPMFKEKTEDIDSDDDFVWGMDGLSQAPVKRYWDESEECYDPIYVGHHQFGSRRKSKLVDVDLMVQATSYQGEHVPLVSLMSRLNGKAIIGHPVQIEIIGDDSTYLILSRNNDFYEEATEKDGSAALTPVWRTARRTVMHRIPHPHPPKALEKKYPEKLLEKVNLSSQRTGMLSSIPTQQKLNRLSNQKGMNRLTKAHDDGLTTITCIPVKLAFSRLTEAVGRPPSRTANPTNDDIERRPS; this is translated from the exons ATGGGGATATTAGATGGGTTTGAAGGAACTGGTATAGAAGTTGATTGTAGTGTTGGTACTATAGTTTGGGTTAGAAGAAGAAATGGTTCATGGTGGCCTGGAAAGATACTTGGTGCTGATGAACTTGCTGATTCTCATCTAATGTCACCAAGATCAGGAACTCCTGTCAAACTTCTTGGTAGAGAAGATGCAAGTGT GGATTGGTACAATTTAGAGAAATCCAAGCGTGTAAAGGCATTTCGGTGTGGGGAGTTTGATGATTGTATTGAAAAAGCTGAGTCTTCACAGGGTGCTCCcataaagaaaagagagaaatatGCACGTCGAGAGGATGCTATTCTTCATGCTCTTGAGCTTGACAAGCAGCagttggagaggaagcagcagaaCTTAGGTAATGCAAATAATGCAAGGACTAAAGTGCACATTGGTGTGAAGAAAGAGATGGGTATTCCTCTGGGGAAATTAGGTAATATTAACTGCAAACTATTAAATCTTAAGTCACAAAATGGACTGGGCTCGTCTGAGGAGAACACAGAAAATTCTTTGCatgcccaaaaacataaaaatgggaAAAGATTGAGCTTGCAAAATGGTAAGTGTGAAACGACACCTCGGGTGGGAGGTTTGCAGGACTTTGAGCAAAGGGCTACCTCATCAAGTGGGTTTCGAAGTGCAGAAGGTGCCAACTATGGTAGCAGTAAAAACTCGTTCagcttaaaaagaaaaagaacaccaGTTGCTGTAATTGACGAATCCCCTGTGAAAAAACACGACATGCATCATCCTCCTATTCAAGTACTGCAAAGCAGTGCAAAGCTGCTTGCATCTAACTCTTCGCAGTCTAATGGTGGTGCTGCTTCTGAAGAAAAGGAGCGGACAGGAGGGGGTACCCGAGCTAAAAGAAGCCAATTTGTCTATCTTTCAGCTGTGCCAAGTGATAAACATAGGGAATTTCCTTCAGATCAGATGGAGATATCTCCATCTCAGTTTGAAACAGAAAGCAGTGATGATTCGTCCACAGAGGACGATAGTTCTTCTGGCTTAATAGAAGGGGTGGAATCTGATTTTTCTGAGAGAGATTATCTATATGGAGACATGGATGAACAGACAGGTGTTTTTTCAG GTTCTGTCCTGATAGACACGGGACCAAGACATTTCGGAAGACTTGTAAATAATTACCGAGTCCGGAGGGGAAGCATGAACAGTGAGGATCTAGAGTGGTCTGCATCTACGACTCACATGTCTCATCTTCGTCCTCGTGCCCAAATCGGTGCTGGTACTTATGCTGGTGGGGTATCTAAGTGGCAACTGaaaggtaaaagaaatagtcGCAATTTATCGAAGAGACCCGTGAAAATGGATGGGAGTATTTATAATGGATTAAATAGAGGCAGTCATTTTGAAGGTAGGGGAAGGAATAGTTCATGTGAAAGGTCATTGGGGCAGGGCTTCTACCAAGGTTTTAGTTATGATTATGACGGAGGTGATTTGTTCGACAAGAATTCAATTCACAATCAAGATTTGGGATATGGCAAAAGATACCAACCAATGtttaaagaaaaaacagaagACATCGATTCGGATGATGATTTCGTTTGGGGTATGGATGGTCTATCTCAGGCACCGGTAAAAAGATACTGGGATGAGTCAGAAGAGTGTTATGATCCGATATACGTTGGCCACCACCAATTTGGTAGTCGGAGGAAATCCAAGTTGGTAGATGTGGATTTGATGGTTCAAGCGACAAGTTATCAAGGAGAGCATGTCCCACTGGTTTCTCTAATGAGCAGATTGAACGGTAAGGCAATTATAGGGCACCCTGTTCAGATTGAAATCATTGGAGATGACTCAACTTATCTTATCCTTTCCAGAAATAATGATTTCTATGAGGAAGCCACAGAAAAGGATGGCAGTGCAGCACTTACACCTGTTTGGAGGACTGCACGGAGAACCGTGATGCATCGAATCCCACATCCTCATCCTCCGAAAGCTTTGGAAAAGAAGTACCCGGAGAAGTTACTTGAAAAAGTAAATTTGTCCAGTCAAAGAACAGGAATGTTGTCCTCAATTCCCACACAGCAGAAACTCAATAGACTTTCTAATCAGAAAGGTATGAACAGGTTGACTAAAGCACATGATGATGGACTTACAACCATAACATGCATTCCCGTGAAACTTGCATTCAGTAGGTTAACGGAAGCAGTTGGTAGACCTCCGTCTAGAACAGCAAACCCTACTAACGATGATATAGAGAGAAGACCATCATAA